Proteins encoded by one window of uncultured Draconibacterium sp.:
- a CDS encoding sigma-54 dependent transcriptional regulator, with translation MEVKNIKIFVVEDDEWYRRLLVHNLSMNPDYEIQAFGTGKECLNNLHELPDVVTLDYRLPDMKGLEVLKQIKAINEDIQVILISEQDDIEVVVDLLKHGAYDYIVKSKDIRERLLNTVNNISKEFKLKDEIRSLRQEVKQKYSYENTIVGNSPATQKIYNLIEKATRTNVTVSISGETGTGKELVAKAIHYNSSRAKQPFVPVNMAAIPNELIESELFGHEKGAFTGAAARRIGKFEEAHSGTLFLDEIAEMDISLQAKLLRALQEKEIIRIGSNKPVKIDCRIIIATNKNLLEEVKKGNFRQDLYYRFYGLPIDLPPLRDRGNDVIVLAKSFIQQFCKENKLEQKQLSPSASKKLLAYPFPGNVRELKSVIELAATLADEKEITADHLLLEDAENIAGLLTEELTLREYNLRLVKRMLEKYDNKPKVVADKLDIGVATIYRMLKEDQ, from the coding sequence ATGGAAGTTAAAAACATTAAAATTTTTGTTGTTGAGGATGATGAATGGTACCGCCGCCTGCTGGTGCATAATCTTTCCATGAATCCGGACTATGAAATTCAGGCATTCGGAACCGGCAAAGAATGTTTGAACAATCTTCACGAACTTCCTGATGTTGTAACGCTTGATTACCGCCTGCCAGACATGAAAGGACTTGAGGTATTAAAGCAGATAAAAGCAATTAACGAGGATATCCAGGTAATTCTTATTTCGGAACAAGACGACATTGAAGTGGTTGTAGACTTGCTAAAACATGGTGCCTACGACTACATTGTAAAATCAAAAGACATACGCGAGCGCCTGCTGAACACCGTAAATAATATAAGTAAGGAATTCAAACTTAAAGATGAAATCCGCTCGCTGCGGCAGGAGGTTAAACAAAAATACAGCTACGAAAATACAATTGTAGGTAACAGTCCGGCAACGCAAAAAATTTACAACCTGATTGAGAAAGCAACCCGCACCAATGTTACCGTTTCTATCAGTGGAGAAACAGGAACAGGAAAAGAGCTGGTTGCCAAAGCGATTCACTATAATTCGTCGCGAGCCAAACAGCCGTTTGTTCCGGTAAACATGGCCGCCATTCCAAATGAACTGATCGAGAGCGAACTTTTTGGACACGAGAAAGGTGCTTTTACCGGAGCTGCCGCACGACGAATCGGGAAGTTTGAAGAAGCACACTCCGGCACCTTGTTTCTCGACGAAATTGCAGAAATGGATATTTCGTTACAGGCAAAACTTTTGCGGGCATTGCAAGAGAAAGAAATTATACGGATTGGAAGTAACAAGCCCGTTAAGATTGATTGCCGCATTATAATTGCCACCAACAAAAACCTGCTTGAAGAAGTAAAAAAAGGTAACTTCAGACAAGACCTTTACTACCGGTTTTATGGTTTACCAATTGATCTTCCACCACTGCGCGACAGAGGAAATGATGTTATTGTACTTGCAAAAAGCTTTATCCAACAGTTCTGTAAAGAAAATAAGCTGGAGCAAAAACAACTGTCGCCTTCTGCCAGTAAAAAATTGCTGGCTTATCCATTTCCGGGCAATGTGCGCGAGTTGAAATCAGTTATCGAACTAGCTGCAACACTTGCCGATGAAAAAGAAATTACTGCCGACCATTTACTCCTCGAGGATGCAGAAAACATTGCAGGTCTACTCACCGAAGAACTTACTCTGCGCGAATACAATCTTCGCCTGGTAAAACGCATGTTAGAGAAATATGATAATAAACCGAAGGTGGTTGCCGACAAACTGGATATTGGCGTTGCTACCATTTATCGTATGCTTAAAGAGGATCAATAA
- a CDS encoding DUF4382 domain-containing protein has product MKKIGLALSIIVFGLLLMVACNDSETTNFAEGNGKVNVYLTDAPFPIDLVSQTIVTIDRVEIRKQENDTTEASFITIMEEPFEVDLLTLSNGITEQLASIELEAGTYDMMRMHVTDSKVILTDGTEFDLKIPSGTSSGLKIKIEPALSVESGQTSDVLLDFDVSKSFVAKGNWKGGKLNGFNFKPVVRCVLLDRAGRIEGTVSDTSNVVLPNTSVNLWTEVNDIEEDSLLTTAFTDEMGEYKLIGIPEGTYYMTAVLDSFMTDTIWNVDVLKGESTQIDFVLTPEP; this is encoded by the coding sequence ATGAAGAAGATTGGATTAGCACTTTCGATTATTGTATTCGGACTATTATTAATGGTGGCATGTAACGACAGCGAAACTACAAATTTTGCTGAGGGAAACGGAAAAGTTAATGTGTATCTTACCGATGCTCCCTTCCCTATCGATTTGGTGTCTCAAACCATTGTAACAATCGACAGAGTTGAAATCAGAAAACAAGAAAACGACACCACCGAAGCTTCATTTATAACAATTATGGAAGAACCTTTCGAGGTTGATCTGCTCACCCTTTCTAACGGTATTACCGAGCAACTTGCTTCTATTGAGCTGGAAGCCGGAACTTATGATATGATGCGGATGCATGTTACTGATTCAAAAGTAATTTTGACTGACGGAACAGAATTCGATCTGAAAATACCAAGTGGAACAAGCAGTGGTTTAAAAATTAAGATTGAGCCGGCATTATCTGTTGAAAGTGGTCAAACTTCAGACGTATTGCTTGACTTTGATGTTAGCAAATCGTTTGTGGCCAAAGGAAACTGGAAAGGCGGAAAATTAAACGGTTTTAACTTTAAGCCGGTTGTACGTTGTGTTTTGCTCGACCGTGCCGGAAGAATTGAAGGAACCGTTAGCGACACCTCAAATGTGGTACTACCGAACACCTCTGTTAATCTTTGGACAGAAGTAAACGACATTGAAGAAGACAGTTTACTTACCACTGCCTTTACAGACGAGATGGGCGAATATAAATTGATTGGCATACCCGAAGGAACATATTATATGACTGCTGTATTAGACAGTTTTATGACCGATACGATTTGGAATGTGGATGTATTAAAAGGAGAGTCAACCCAGATTGACTTTGTATTGACTCCTGAGCCGTAA
- a CDS encoding TonB-dependent receptor, translated as MKTIFTLSFIFLSILAFAQVTISGKVLTKTGEPIPGVNIYIENTYDGASSDSEGNFSFETTETGQQTLVASFIGYKTWNQVIDLQNDVVVQIDLQESINSIDAVTITAGSFAADDESRASVMKSLDVYTTPSANGDVMAAIRTMPGTQASADDGRILVRGGDAYETSTYIDGLVASKPYYSKTPDVATRGRFAPSLFSGVQFNTGGYSAEYGQALSSVLVLKSTDLPEGDNTGISLMSIGAEANRTERWENTSLNVSGGYTNLSLYDKVFKSNVDWEKPVESVNGTTVFRHKTSSSGMLKAYVTADYGDLAYLVPAGDNGEKMKISSKGGTVYSNISYRDCFSEESCYRIGVSSTYQDNRLGLGADDVNTKELNIESSFAVVHDISEGVKLTWGANETYNKYNQDYIENAGAVYKGSFDDHLLGAFIEPEIKFTKNFGIRPGLRTEYSSVINKWNVAPRFALALKTGEKAQLAGAWGLYHQTPQADYLKINTDLDFEKAMHYILSYQFGDNSERLFRTEAYYKKYSDLITYSVGENGLPENLQNDGSGYAAGFDIFWRDQKSIKGFDYWITYSYIDTKRKYQYYPEKATPYFISDHNFSVVGKYWVNKINTQFGASFTAASGRPFNDPNSMKFNSERTKMYSDLSLNMSHVFYLGNQYSVLYCSVNNVLGNDNVLSYRPTNVADAQGNYSLVPVKRDMKRFVFIGLFLNF; from the coding sequence ATGAAAACAATTTTCACATTAAGCTTCATTTTTCTTTCGATCCTTGCTTTTGCGCAGGTTACTATTTCCGGAAAAGTACTAACCAAAACCGGCGAGCCCATTCCGGGAGTAAACATTTACATAGAAAACACTTACGACGGAGCCAGTTCGGATAGTGAAGGAAATTTCAGTTTCGAAACAACAGAAACCGGACAACAAACACTGGTAGCTTCTTTTATTGGTTACAAAACATGGAACCAGGTTATCGATCTGCAAAATGACGTCGTTGTTCAGATCGATTTACAGGAAAGCATTAACAGTATTGATGCGGTTACCATTACTGCAGGAAGTTTTGCTGCCGACGATGAGTCGCGGGCATCGGTAATGAAGTCGTTGGATGTGTACACTACCCCAAGTGCCAACGGCGATGTAATGGCTGCCATTCGTACTATGCCTGGAACTCAGGCCTCTGCCGATGATGGACGTATACTGGTTCGCGGTGGCGATGCCTACGAGACCTCAACATACATCGACGGGCTTGTTGCATCAAAACCTTACTATTCTAAAACTCCCGATGTGGCAACCCGCGGACGATTTGCGCCCTCGTTATTTAGCGGTGTGCAATTTAATACGGGAGGTTACTCTGCTGAATACGGCCAAGCACTTTCTTCGGTATTGGTACTGAAATCTACAGATCTTCCTGAAGGCGATAACACGGGCATTTCGTTAATGAGTATTGGCGCTGAGGCCAACCGCACCGAACGATGGGAAAATACCTCGCTGAACGTGTCGGGCGGCTATACCAATCTAAGTTTGTACGACAAAGTATTTAAAAGCAATGTTGACTGGGAAAAACCTGTTGAATCGGTGAACGGAACTACAGTTTTTCGTCATAAAACAAGTTCAAGCGGGATGCTTAAGGCATATGTTACTGCTGATTATGGCGACCTTGCATACCTTGTTCCTGCGGGCGATAACGGAGAAAAAATGAAAATCAGCAGTAAAGGAGGAACAGTTTATTCCAATATTTCGTACCGCGACTGTTTTTCAGAAGAATCGTGCTATCGTATCGGTGTTTCGTCCACCTACCAGGATAACCGTTTAGGATTGGGAGCCGACGATGTGAATACCAAAGAACTTAATATTGAATCGAGCTTTGCCGTTGTACACGATATCTCAGAGGGAGTGAAATTAACGTGGGGAGCGAACGAAACGTACAACAAATACAACCAGGATTATATTGAGAATGCAGGCGCTGTATACAAAGGCAGTTTTGATGACCATTTACTTGGCGCTTTTATAGAACCGGAGATCAAATTCACAAAAAACTTTGGTATCCGCCCGGGATTGCGAACCGAATATTCGTCGGTGATTAACAAATGGAACGTTGCACCACGTTTTGCCCTGGCTTTAAAAACCGGAGAAAAGGCACAACTGGCCGGGGCATGGGGATTGTACCATCAAACGCCACAGGCTGATTACCTGAAAATAAACACCGATCTGGATTTTGAAAAAGCCATGCATTATATTCTAAGCTACCAGTTTGGCGACAACTCGGAGCGTTTGTTCCGCACCGAAGCTTATTACAAAAAATACAGCGATCTTATCACTTATTCTGTGGGAGAAAACGGATTGCCTGAAAATCTGCAAAATGACGGAAGCGGTTATGCTGCAGGTTTCGATATCTTTTGGCGCGATCAGAAAAGTATAAAAGGTTTCGACTACTGGATTACCTATTCTTATATCGACACCAAACGAAAATACCAGTATTATCCTGAAAAAGCCACGCCTTACTTTATTTCTGACCACAATTTTTCGGTAGTGGGGAAATATTGGGTGAATAAAATAAATACACAGTTTGGTGCTTCGTTTACAGCTGCCAGCGGACGTCCGTTCAATGATCCAAATTCGATGAAGTTTAACAGCGAACGCACTAAAATGTACTCCGATTTGAGCCTGAACATGAGTCATGTGTTTTACCTTGGCAATCAATATTCGGTGTTGTACTGCTCGGTTAATAATGTATTGGGAAATGACAATGTGCTGAGCTACCGCCCTACAAACGTTGCCGATGCCCAGGGCAACTACTCGCTTGTTCCGGTAAAACGCGATATGAAACGCTTTGTTTTTATCGGTCTGTTCCTGAATTTCTAG
- a CDS encoding histidine kinase, whose translation MRKRVVINWAIAFVISILIGLVTTVLMGGSLKMPFMQFVWNAGYSLSLGLPLFANGYLFGWFEKRYIDWVNRPGTSVVRALLMHFVYSSFVIWTVNWFWFIKVMDREWATFWQYNRGTIISEYIIFVIVASIIYAISFFKAWRYAVRQQEEVKRESLALQYKVLQDQINPHFLFNSLNVLGSLIDIDVEKAKQFTRELSKFYRDVLQFKDLDIISLKEEIDFVTKYIYLQQIRFGEALQVDIIANEKVEGKVIPLSVQALVENAIKHNEISKANPLKIVVAISDDYELVVENNLQPKTQVEDSSKTGLKNLSGRYEYLTGKQMIVTKNGGYFRVSVPLIRVEGMRD comes from the coding sequence ATGCGAAAACGCGTTGTTATAAACTGGGCAATTGCCTTTGTTATTTCTATCCTTATCGGCCTGGTAACAACTGTTTTAATGGGTGGTTCGTTAAAAATGCCTTTTATGCAGTTTGTGTGGAATGCCGGTTATTCGTTAAGTTTAGGACTTCCACTGTTTGCTAATGGTTATTTGTTCGGATGGTTTGAGAAACGATACATCGATTGGGTAAACCGTCCGGGCACAAGCGTTGTTCGTGCTTTGCTCATGCATTTTGTGTATTCCAGTTTTGTGATCTGGACCGTAAACTGGTTCTGGTTTATAAAGGTTATGGATCGTGAGTGGGCCACATTCTGGCAATACAACCGCGGAACCATTATATCGGAGTACATTATTTTTGTGATCGTAGCATCGATTATTTATGCCATTTCGTTTTTTAAAGCCTGGCGCTATGCCGTGAGACAGCAAGAAGAGGTGAAACGCGAATCGCTGGCGCTGCAATATAAAGTGCTGCAGGATCAGATTAATCCGCATTTTCTTTTTAACAGCTTAAATGTGCTGGGAAGCCTCATCGATATTGATGTGGAAAAAGCCAAACAGTTTACGCGCGAACTCTCGAAGTTTTACCGCGATGTGCTGCAGTTTAAAGACCTCGACATTATTTCGCTGAAAGAAGAGATAGATTTTGTAACCAAATACATTTACCTGCAGCAAATTCGCTTTGGCGAGGCCCTTCAGGTAGATATTATTGCCAACGAAAAGGTGGAGGGGAAAGTTATTCCACTTTCGGTGCAGGCATTGGTGGAGAATGCAATTAAACACAACGAAATATCAAAGGCTAATCCGCTAAAAATTGTGGTGGCTATTTCCGACGATTACGAATTGGTTGTTGAGAATAACCTTCAGCCAAAAACGCAGGTAGAAGATTCGAGTAAAACCGGCCTTAAAAACCTGTCGGGACGCTACGAATACCTTACCGGTAAGCAAATGATTGTAACCAAGAACGGCGGTTATTTCCGGGTGAGTGTTCCGTTGATAAGGGTTGAGGGGATGAGGGATTGA
- a CDS encoding LytTR family DNA-binding domain-containing protein translates to MKILIVEDEPLAAAQLAAHISALQPEAIILAVCDTVKATVEWLQNNEAPELAFFDIQLGDGLSFEIFEQINFNQPVIFTTAYDDYAIRAFKVNSVDYLLKPIEREELKKALDKFEQLAKPATSSFTPEVLHEVVASLKKKSYKERFLVKVGTHLRVIETADVLYFYSFEKGTYAKLSDGKDYLLDQSLELVEGMIDPHVFFRINRKYLVALKSISDVIAYSNSRLKLKVQHANDDDFLVAREKVKSFKAWLEGGV, encoded by the coding sequence ATGAAAATACTGATAGTAGAAGATGAACCATTGGCAGCGGCACAGCTGGCTGCGCATATTTCGGCTTTGCAACCGGAAGCAATAATACTGGCGGTGTGCGACACTGTGAAAGCTACGGTTGAATGGTTGCAAAACAACGAAGCGCCAGAGCTGGCATTTTTTGACATTCAGCTGGGCGACGGACTGAGTTTTGAAATTTTTGAGCAGATTAACTTTAACCAGCCCGTAATTTTTACTACGGCTTACGACGATTATGCCATTCGTGCTTTTAAAGTGAATAGCGTGGATTATTTGTTGAAACCCATTGAGCGTGAAGAGCTGAAAAAGGCACTCGATAAGTTTGAGCAACTGGCCAAACCGGCAACTTCTTCTTTTACTCCCGAAGTGTTGCACGAGGTAGTGGCTTCGCTGAAAAAGAAAAGTTACAAAGAGCGTTTTTTGGTAAAAGTGGGTACACATCTTCGGGTAATTGAAACTGCCGATGTGTTGTATTTCTATAGCTTTGAGAAAGGCACTTATGCCAAACTTTCGGATGGTAAAGATTATTTGCTCGACCAGAGTCTGGAACTGGTGGAAGGAATGATTGATCCGCATGTGTTTTTCCGTATTAACCGCAAATACCTGGTGGCATTAAAAAGTATCAGCGATGTGATTGCCTACAGCAACTCGCGTTTAAAACTAAAGGTGCAACATGCCAATGATGATGATTTCCTGGTGGCACGTGAGAAAGTGAAAAGCTTTAAAGCCTGGCTGGAAGGTGGGGTTTAG
- a CDS encoding serine hydrolase, with protein MKTRIIFYLILILFFCHSCTVITRSAKYFKADIDDYKIFPFTEIDTGNDSFSFETSNKDILENFVIDKNDSSSLKLDEYLSKTSTTAFLVIRNDSILFEKYYKGYDRTQFSTLFSVSKSVTSLLVGLAIDDGYISNVQAPVTKYIPELSDHSPMFGQLTIEDLLNMRSGLKFKETYSTPFSKMTRLYYGTNQIGKIKRMKFECVPGTKHNYQSISTAILGIVVENATGKELGKYLEEKIWIPLGMENKATWSLDDKKHRSAKSFCGLNATAIDLAKIGRLYLNNGNWNGKQIISEEWVKKSIIPNKENDGYQYQWYNFSFMGNFKGQIYFPDSISAQAKMDTLNFDNYQILQDSIHNNEWWVDIYTDNFFALGIMSQVLYVNPEKNIIMVRLGEKADFHYPTFMYKMNLRL; from the coding sequence ATGAAAACCCGAATAATCTTCTACCTAATTTTAATTCTGTTCTTTTGTCATTCATGTACCGTTATAACAAGAAGTGCTAAATATTTTAAGGCTGACATTGATGACTATAAAATTTTCCCTTTTACAGAGATTGACACAGGAAATGATTCTTTCAGCTTTGAAACAAGCAATAAAGATATTTTAGAGAATTTCGTTATAGACAAAAATGATAGTTCATCACTAAAATTAGATGAATATTTATCAAAAACATCAACAACGGCATTTCTGGTTATTAGAAATGATTCAATATTATTTGAGAAATATTACAAAGGTTATGACCGCACTCAATTTTCGACTTTATTTTCTGTTTCCAAATCTGTTACCTCGTTACTTGTTGGATTAGCTATCGATGACGGATATATCTCAAATGTTCAAGCCCCGGTAACTAAATACATTCCGGAATTATCTGACCACAGTCCAATGTTTGGGCAATTAACAATTGAAGACCTTTTAAATATGCGTTCTGGGTTAAAATTCAAGGAAACTTATTCTACCCCATTTTCTAAAATGACCAGACTTTATTATGGGACAAATCAAATAGGAAAAATAAAAAGAATGAAATTTGAGTGTGTCCCAGGGACAAAACACAATTATCAAAGTATATCCACTGCAATTTTAGGAATTGTCGTAGAAAATGCAACCGGGAAAGAATTAGGTAAATATTTGGAAGAAAAAATATGGATTCCATTAGGAATGGAAAATAAAGCAACATGGAGCCTTGACGACAAAAAACATCGTTCTGCAAAATCCTTTTGCGGATTAAATGCAACCGCAATTGATTTAGCAAAAATTGGAAGATTATATCTCAATAATGGAAATTGGAATGGCAAACAGATAATTTCAGAAGAATGGGTTAAAAAATCTATTATTCCAAATAAGGAAAATGATGGTTACCAATATCAATGGTATAATTTCAGTTTCATGGGTAATTTTAAAGGACAAATTTATTTTCCCGATTCAATTAGTGCACAAGCTAAGATGGACACATTAAATTTTGATAATTATCAGATATTACAAGATAGTATTCATAATAATGAATGGTGGGTCGATATTTATACCGATAACTTTTTCGCATTGGGTATTATGAGTCAGGTTTTGTATGTTAATCCTGAGAAAAACATAATAATGGTTAGATTGGGGGAAAAAGCAGATTTCCATTATCCAACATTTATGTATAAAATGAATTTACGATTATAA
- a CDS encoding Ig-like domain-containing protein, with amino-acid sequence MKTQIFNCITIIGLISVLLSCEKEEILVSGINLSETNVVLSVDSAITLIAEIEPLDASDKTLNWNSSDNRIAQVSSDGIISGISPGTATITVESNNGLLKSCSVAIFQIIEHDPIDEIDFGASPFMAFDRSDNLWYGGYGGLYKMGFDGSGWQFFPLNTEVNAFDFDSKNNLWVASHSMGLLKFDGQTWYTYDTSNSEIPTNCVTSVGIDNNDRIWMGLSNNNRYYQNKVASFNGVEWSIYQSEECLVKDYSVFDIKVDHRNNIWVAHYNGVSMFDGSVWSSIISDNNLAGSNVLGVDEDNESNIWFITSPYGVFKYNGTNTINYNTKNSSISSNNIQSVMVDEKDNIWIGRTGGVSKFDEEEWINLSYRDFHLFDIRASAIDSKGNKWFASPTKIYELKD; translated from the coding sequence ATGAAAACTCAAATTTTTAATTGTATTACAATTATCGGATTAATTAGTGTCCTCTTGTCATGCGAAAAAGAAGAAATTCTTGTAAGCGGAATAAATCTGTCGGAAACCAATGTCGTACTATCGGTTGATTCGGCAATAACTTTGATTGCTGAAATTGAACCATTGGATGCGTCGGATAAAACACTCAATTGGAACTCGAGCGATAATAGAATTGCGCAGGTAAGTTCTGATGGGATTATTTCAGGGATCTCTCCCGGGACTGCAACTATTACTGTTGAATCGAATAATGGGCTACTTAAATCATGCAGTGTAGCTATTTTTCAAATAATTGAACACGACCCAATAGACGAAATAGACTTCGGCGCTTCTCCATTTATGGCTTTTGATCGTAGTGATAATCTTTGGTATGGAGGATATGGAGGTTTGTATAAAATGGGATTCGATGGGTCGGGATGGCAGTTTTTCCCATTAAATACAGAGGTGAACGCTTTTGATTTTGATTCGAAAAACAATCTTTGGGTAGCATCACACTCGATGGGGCTTTTGAAGTTTGATGGACAAACATGGTACACCTACGATACTTCAAATTCAGAAATTCCAACAAACTGTGTAACATCGGTTGGCATTGATAATAATGACAGGATCTGGATGGGGCTATCAAATAACAACAGATATTATCAAAATAAAGTAGCAAGCTTTAACGGAGTAGAATGGAGTATATACCAATCAGAAGAATGCTTAGTAAAAGATTATTCTGTTTTTGACATAAAAGTAGATCACCGGAATAATATATGGGTTGCTCATTATAACGGTGTTTCAATGTTTGATGGTTCTGTATGGAGTTCGATTATTTCCGACAATAACCTCGCCGGATCAAATGTATTAGGCGTTGACGAAGATAACGAAAGTAACATTTGGTTTATTACTTCACCATATGGTGTATTTAAATATAATGGTACAAATACGATTAATTATAATACAAAGAACAGCAGCATATCTTCAAACAATATTCAGTCTGTTATGGTGGATGAAAAAGACAATATATGGATTGGGAGGACAGGCGGCGTATCAAAATTTGATGAAGAAGAATGGATTAACTTAAGCTATCGTGATTTCCATCTTTTTGACATCAGAGCATCAGCTATTGATTCAAAAGGCAATAAATGGTTTGCATCTCCAACGAAAATATATGAACTTAAAGATTAA
- a CDS encoding GNAT family N-acetyltransferase, with protein MIEISTDKQKLDIQIIHNYLSKESYWAKGRSMETVQRSIDNSLCFGVYTENKQVGFARVVTDYAVFAWLLDVFILPEYQGKGYGKKLMQTIMTHEKLQGLRRWGLGTDDAHELYKQFGFTPLNKPENMMEILNKTAGQ; from the coding sequence ATGATTGAAATCTCAACCGATAAGCAAAAGCTCGACATCCAAATTATTCATAACTACCTGAGCAAAGAATCGTATTGGGCAAAAGGGCGTTCGATGGAAACGGTACAGCGTAGCATTGACAACTCGCTTTGTTTTGGTGTTTACACCGAAAATAAACAAGTTGGTTTTGCACGCGTAGTTACCGACTATGCCGTTTTTGCCTGGCTGCTCGATGTTTTTATTCTTCCGGAATACCAGGGAAAAGGCTACGGCAAAAAGTTGATGCAAACCATAATGACACACGAGAAATTACAGGGACTACGCCGCTGGGGACTGGGAACCGACGATGCCCACGAACTGTACAAACAATTCGGATTTACCCCCTTAAATAAGCCCGAAAACATGATGGAAATACTGAATAAAACGGCGGGGCAATAA
- a CDS encoding DJ-1/PfpI family protein: MKKVLLLLANGFEFFEASAFIDVMGWNMEEGDCSTKLYICGTTKEIKSAFNHRLMADYLIDEVNVNEFDALAIPGGFEVYNFYVDAYSDKFLDLIRTFKANDKIISSICAGALPIGKSGLLTGKNGTVYPSPVRREALKNFGVNVLDQPIVIDDNIITSWNPATAFDVALLLLELLTTKENAAKVRQLMGF; encoded by the coding sequence ATGAAAAAAGTATTGCTGTTACTGGCCAATGGATTCGAGTTTTTCGAAGCAAGTGCATTTATTGATGTGATGGGCTGGAACATGGAAGAAGGCGACTGCTCAACCAAACTGTATATTTGCGGCACAACGAAAGAAATCAAAAGTGCCTTTAACCATCGGTTGATGGCAGATTACCTAATAGACGAAGTAAATGTGAACGAATTCGATGCGTTGGCCATTCCCGGTGGTTTTGAAGTTTACAATTTTTACGTCGATGCATACAGCGATAAATTTCTCGATCTGATAAGAACTTTCAAAGCTAACGACAAAATTATTTCCTCAATTTGTGCCGGTGCATTGCCAATCGGGAAAAGCGGACTTCTAACAGGTAAAAACGGAACCGTATATCCAAGTCCCGTAAGGCGCGAGGCGCTGAAAAATTTTGGCGTTAACGTACTCGATCAGCCAATTGTAATCGACGATAATATCATTACATCGTGGAATCCGGCTACAGCATTTGATGTGGCACTATTGCTGCTGGAATTGTTAACTACCAAAGAGAATGCCGCAAAAGTAAGGCAGTTAATGGGATTTTAA